The following coding sequences are from one Leptospira mayottensis 200901116 window:
- a CDS encoding GldG family protein: protein MISNLRIFFSQFNSNPWFLFSQAFLLFLFSNGILSQFVCRKDLSESERFEVSESTRKIFQNLHSPIYIDAYYSSKTPGEYKTRLDLTKELLSEIASLGGSNAILRFHDPDFSVEEQKKAIEAGIQPQILEKTELGSSQIKQAYFGLTLTLGTRKETIPIAFYAEEIEYQILTTLRKMIRSPTDSGIGILSIPGALSTTPSDPEIGKDTIGIFANQILIEEYGALSKVRLEEEDIQDSLHTLLWIGGGTLSETAFYKLDQFLMRGGNLILLFKSMDFRLEPPNREKGIGINSIGAGIAKPTPRIEEQNRIFESYGFRVNTDLVLDPNRSLSIGPLMEVEPGVIGRYAYPPWILAGSSQEMLSEVSPFTKPLKNLLLPWVSSLTLFPDRQPNVRMEPILLSSEEAEIRSSVVALGEKQIFATPIRSGNKKIILGAVLEGSFRSAFASVPTVFKKSNPFLKQTSEGKISRILAIGSPYLVSDLLAYPETRKIYQESNIPFLLNALDISAGDTDLIQIRGKKSAFLKLNPFSNTEKITFSFLNLLGIPSLLGLYTYLRMRYRNSLRGKDPES, encoded by the coding sequence ATGATCTCAAATCTTAGGATTTTTTTTTCGCAATTCAATTCCAATCCTTGGTTTTTATTTTCTCAGGCATTTCTTCTTTTTTTATTTTCAAACGGAATCCTTTCTCAATTTGTATGTAGAAAAGATCTTTCGGAATCAGAACGATTCGAAGTTTCAGAAAGCACGCGAAAGATTTTTCAAAACCTACATTCTCCTATCTACATCGATGCTTACTATTCCTCTAAAACTCCGGGAGAATATAAGACACGTCTGGATCTAACCAAAGAATTGTTAAGCGAAATCGCCTCCTTGGGCGGATCGAATGCCATATTACGCTTTCATGATCCTGACTTTTCTGTCGAAGAGCAAAAAAAGGCGATCGAAGCAGGAATTCAACCGCAGATATTGGAAAAGACAGAATTAGGTTCCTCCCAAATCAAACAAGCCTACTTCGGTCTAACTTTGACCTTAGGAACCAGGAAAGAAACAATTCCGATCGCCTTTTATGCGGAAGAAATCGAATATCAAATCTTAACGACTCTTAGAAAAATGATCCGTAGCCCCACAGACTCAGGAATCGGAATTCTTTCTATTCCAGGAGCGTTGTCCACAACTCCCTCGGATCCTGAAATCGGAAAAGATACGATCGGAATTTTTGCAAATCAGATTCTAATAGAAGAATACGGAGCTCTTTCGAAAGTCCGCCTTGAAGAAGAGGACATTCAAGATTCCTTACATACTCTCCTTTGGATCGGTGGAGGAACATTATCCGAAACAGCTTTTTATAAACTTGATCAGTTCTTAATGAGAGGCGGAAATCTCATTCTTCTTTTCAAATCTATGGACTTTCGTTTGGAACCTCCCAATCGGGAGAAGGGAATCGGAATAAATTCGATCGGCGCAGGGATCGCAAAACCGACTCCTCGGATCGAAGAGCAAAATCGTATTTTTGAATCTTACGGTTTTCGAGTGAATACCGACCTTGTCTTGGACCCGAATCGTTCTCTTTCCATCGGTCCTTTGATGGAAGTGGAACCCGGCGTGATCGGAAGGTATGCCTATCCACCTTGGATTCTCGCAGGAAGCTCTCAGGAAATGTTAAGCGAAGTTAGTCCCTTTACGAAACCTTTGAAAAATCTGCTTCTTCCCTGGGTTTCAAGTCTGACTCTTTTTCCAGATCGACAACCGAACGTGAGGATGGAACCGATCCTATTATCTTCCGAAGAAGCAGAGATCCGCTCTTCCGTAGTGGCCCTCGGTGAAAAACAGATCTTTGCAACCCCAATTCGAAGCGGAAATAAAAAAATCATTTTAGGTGCTGTGTTAGAAGGTTCTTTTCGATCTGCGTTTGCATCCGTCCCAACAGTATTCAAAAAATCAAATCCTTTTTTGAAACAAACCTCCGAAGGAAAAATTTCTCGAATTCTTGCTATCGGCTCTCCCTACCTCGTATCAGATCTTTTGGCCTATCCAGAAACGAGAAAAATCTACCAAGAATCGAACATTCCGTTTTTATTAAATGCCTTGGATATATCCGCCGGAGACACCGATCTCATTCAGATCCGAGGAAAAAAATCTGCCTTTTTAAAACTCAATCCATTTTCCAATACTGAAAAAATAACATTCAGTTTCTTGAATCTTTTAGGAATACCGTCTCTTTTAGGCCTTTACACATATCTTAGGATGCGGTATAGAAATTCTCTACGAGGTAAAGACCCGGAATCATGA
- a CDS encoding ABC transporter permease gives MKLSEYFKTFFYNTTTVFWKEFSVYFNSPVGTIFASFFLFLTSFLFFFGLGDGSFWDFKSASMEAYFFWVPILYVIFIPALSMRLWSEEERSGTLEILFSLPLRDSELVFGKFFAAWSFLGFVLSFTLLIPGTIFYLGDLDPGIVTAGYLGIFLLGGADLALGSFISTLTKDQISSYLLGLILCLFFFLLGYRPFLQFLGTNQGTKISFFSLSKHFESFRLGILDGREVFFYLSFILLSLYANILILRSKR, from the coding sequence ATGAAACTTTCCGAATATTTTAAAACATTTTTTTATAATACTACAACCGTGTTTTGGAAAGAATTTTCCGTTTACTTCAATTCACCCGTCGGAACAATTTTTGCTTCTTTCTTTTTATTTTTAACTTCGTTTCTATTTTTTTTTGGGTTGGGAGACGGTTCTTTTTGGGACTTTAAATCCGCCAGCATGGAAGCGTATTTTTTCTGGGTTCCGATTCTATACGTGATTTTTATCCCTGCTCTCTCTATGCGCCTTTGGTCCGAGGAAGAACGTTCCGGAACTTTGGAAATCCTTTTCTCTCTTCCCTTGAGAGATTCGGAATTGGTGTTTGGAAAATTTTTTGCGGCTTGGAGTTTTTTAGGATTTGTTCTTTCGTTTACACTTCTGATTCCGGGAACGATTTTTTATCTCGGAGATTTAGACCCGGGAATCGTTACGGCGGGTTATTTGGGAATTTTTCTTTTAGGCGGAGCGGACTTAGCGCTCGGAAGTTTTATTTCCACTCTAACGAAAGATCAGATCAGTTCTTATCTGCTCGGGCTCATTCTTTGCCTTTTCTTTTTTCTTTTGGGGTACAGGCCTTTTCTTCAATTTTTAGGAACAAATCAGGGAACCAAAATTTCTTTTTTTTCTCTTTCCAAACATTTTGAATCGTTTCGTTTAGGAATCCTGGACGGAAGGGAAGTCTTTTTCTATTTAAGTTTCATTCTTTTATCCTTATATGCAAACATTCTTATATTGAGGTCAAAACGATGA
- a CDS encoding ABC transporter ATP-binding protein gives MVNPAISVSQLSKFFPGKTAVSDLSFEIPKGRITGLLGPNGAGKTTTLKLLTGSLHPNQGTIRYDGLDLLKNKIEIQKKIGYLSESSPIYWNLTVFEYLSFLGKAKGISVKDLREKIDFVSSLLKLKTVSPIGLLSKGFRQRVALAGALIQDPEYIILDEPSSGLDPIQIAELKQLIRILGKSKTILLSSHILQEVEDLCDHVLVLSEGKLIADSSLVSISRGKDSLVLAETDLDTLKILFSDTDYEIETTGKSEDSFLEFRIRSHNTSSEKIFQFLKKASFQVRSLTPEKNSLESVFQSLTVTK, from the coding sequence ATGGTGAATCCCGCAATTTCAGTCAGCCAACTTTCAAAGTTTTTTCCGGGAAAGACCGCAGTATCCGATCTTAGTTTCGAAATTCCGAAAGGAAGAATTACAGGTCTACTCGGACCAAACGGTGCCGGTAAAACAACCACTCTGAAACTTTTAACTGGCTCTCTCCATCCAAACCAAGGAACAATACGATATGACGGTCTTGATCTTTTGAAAAATAAGATCGAGATCCAGAAAAAAATCGGTTATCTTTCCGAGTCTTCTCCGATTTATTGGAATCTTACAGTTTTCGAATATCTTTCTTTTTTAGGAAAGGCAAAAGGAATCTCCGTCAAAGATCTAAGAGAAAAAATCGATTTCGTTTCCTCTTTGTTGAAATTGAAAACGGTGAGTCCGATCGGCCTTCTTTCCAAAGGGTTTCGACAGAGAGTAGCCTTGGCTGGAGCTCTCATTCAAGATCCCGAATATATTATTTTAGATGAACCGAGTTCCGGCTTAGACCCGATTCAAATCGCGGAATTGAAACAACTCATTCGTATATTAGGAAAGAGTAAAACGATTCTTCTATCATCTCATATTTTACAGGAAGTGGAAGATCTCTGTGATCATGTTCTTGTGTTATCGGAAGGAAAATTGATCGCAGATTCCTCTTTAGTTTCCATCTCTCGGGGAAAAGACAGTTTGGTATTGGCGGAAACCGATTTAGATACACTCAAAATTCTTTTTTCGGATACAGACTACGAAATCGAAACGACTGGAAAGTCGGAAGATTCCTTTTTAGAATTTAGAATCCGCTCCCACAATACGTCCTCGGAAAAAATCTTTCAGTTCTTGAAAAAAGCAAGTTTTCAAGTTCGCTCTTTGACTCCGGAAAAAAACTCCTTAGAATCCGTTTTCCAATCTCTGACCGTAACCAAATAA
- a CDS encoding class I SAM-dependent DNA methyltransferase: MFKKKPYSGFSSVYDAVMRDVQYKHWSEFILSSYSNHSRKILPKTILDLGCGTCRLWEEFPKNVTLTGIDSSLEMLEIAKKKAIYGEWIHSDILDLNLNGRKFDLILSTHDTLNYLRNEEELKKVFSRVRSHLEPEGLFFFDLSSLYNFKNHFDGQTFVERIRDYTIEWKNRFLEDSNTLESTLTFSHKRSKEKFSEIHKHKYFPRNTIHNLSGECGFILLEEGSDYKDWILEEDASLTNYLCGNTEMNLRNQ; encoded by the coding sequence ATGTTTAAAAAAAAGCCCTATTCTGGTTTTTCGTCGGTTTATGACGCAGTCATGCGGGATGTTCAATACAAACATTGGTCGGAATTTATTCTCTCTTCTTACTCGAATCACTCTCGAAAAATTCTTCCTAAAACCATTTTAGACCTGGGCTGTGGGACCTGTAGACTCTGGGAAGAATTTCCAAAAAACGTTACACTTACCGGAATCGACTCAAGTTTAGAAATGCTCGAAATTGCCAAGAAAAAAGCAATTTACGGAGAATGGATTCATTCGGACATACTCGATTTAAATCTGAACGGACGAAAATTCGACCTCATCCTTTCTACACACGATACGCTCAATTACTTAAGAAATGAAGAAGAATTAAAAAAAGTTTTTTCCAGGGTTCGATCCCATTTGGAACCGGAGGGACTTTTCTTTTTCGATTTGAGCAGCCTCTATAATTTTAAGAATCATTTCGACGGACAGACGTTTGTAGAACGAATTAGGGATTATACAATTGAATGGAAAAATCGATTCTTAGAGGATTCGAATACTTTGGAATCCACACTCACCTTTTCTCATAAAAGATCCAAAGAAAAATTTTCGGAAATTCATAAACATAAATATTTCCCAAGAAATACAATTCACAATTTATCTGGAGAATGCGGATTTATACTTTTGGAAGAAGGTTCCGATTATAAGGACTGGATTCTTGAAGAAGATGCTTCTCTTACAAATTATCTTTGCGGTAATACGGAAATGAATTTACGAAATCAATGA